A single region of the Geobacillus subterraneus genome encodes:
- a CDS encoding Mrp/NBP35 family ATP-binding protein yields MLTENEVRAILEKMKDPFLNKTFKETNAIQEIKIKEEKNHVSVKIALAKIGTPDQLRVQTSIVQQLKDAGAASVGLRFAELPREVIEEYSENKQGTTYIAIASGKGGVGKSTVSVNLAVALARLGKKVGLIDADIYGFSVPDMMGITERPTVRGDKIIPVERFGVKVISMAFFVEDNAPVIWRGPMLGKMLNNFFKEVEWGDLDYLLLDLPPGTGDVALDVHTLLPSCKEIIVTTPHPTAAFVAARAGAMALRTEHEIIGVIENMSYYESRKTGEREYVFGKGGGEKLAKELQTELLGQLPLQQPDWNEDDFAPSVYAEDHPIGKIYMDIARKIAAKY; encoded by the coding sequence ATGCTGACGGAAAACGAAGTGCGGGCCATTTTGGAAAAAATGAAAGATCCATTTTTAAACAAAACGTTTAAGGAAACGAACGCGATTCAAGAAATTAAAATCAAGGAAGAAAAGAACCATGTCAGCGTAAAAATCGCGCTCGCGAAAATCGGTACGCCTGACCAGCTCCGCGTGCAAACATCGATCGTTCAGCAGTTGAAAGACGCAGGCGCCGCTTCTGTCGGACTGCGGTTTGCCGAACTGCCGCGAGAAGTGATTGAGGAATATAGCGAGAATAAGCAAGGAACGACGTATATCGCCATCGCCAGCGGTAAGGGTGGGGTCGGGAAATCGACCGTCTCTGTCAATTTGGCGGTTGCGCTCGCCCGGCTTGGCAAAAAAGTCGGGTTGATCGACGCCGATATTTACGGATTTAGCGTACCCGACATGATGGGGATCACCGAGCGCCCGACAGTAAGGGGCGATAAGATTATCCCCGTGGAACGGTTTGGGGTAAAAGTCATTTCGATGGCCTTTTTCGTCGAGGACAACGCCCCCGTTATTTGGCGCGGACCGATGCTAGGGAAAATGCTCAACAACTTTTTTAAAGAAGTCGAGTGGGGCGATTTAGACTATCTATTGCTTGATCTGCCGCCGGGGACAGGCGATGTCGCCCTAGATGTACATACGCTCTTGCCGTCGTGCAAGGAAATTATCGTCACAACCCCGCATCCGACCGCCGCGTTTGTCGCTGCCCGCGCCGGAGCCATGGCGCTGCGCACCGAGCACGAGATTATCGGTGTCATCGAAAACATGTCGTATTACGAAAGCCGCAAAACAGGCGAACGGGAATACGTCTTTGGCAAAGGCGGCGGGGAAAAGTTGGCAAAAGAGCTGCAAACAGAGCTGTTAGGGCAGCTGCCGCTTCAGCAGCCGGATTGGAATGAAGACGACTTCGCCCCGTCCGTCTATGCGGAAGATCATCCAATCGGGAAAATTTATATGGATATCGCCCGTAAAATTGCTGCGAAATACTAA
- the cwlD gene encoding N-acetylmuramoyl-L-alanine amidase CwlD, translating to MKKKWKWLVAFAAVTITGFLLFPSLFSDLTSTKPWNLPLSGRIIVLDPGHGGPDGGAVGGEVLEKEIALNVAKKLRDYLQQQGALVLMTRETDRDLASPSTRGYSRRKTEDLHERTAFINKSNADLFISIHLNAIPSPRWRGAQTFYYGSFIENERLAKFIQAELRRNLENTHRVAKMIDTVYLLKHAKKPGALVEVGFLSNPDERELLASDHYQTQLAASIYKGVLRYFSNEHTPRE from the coding sequence ATGAAAAAGAAGTGGAAGTGGCTGGTCGCTTTTGCTGCCGTCACCATCACCGGTTTTTTGCTATTTCCATCTTTATTTTCTGATCTTACATCGACAAAACCTTGGAATCTCCCGTTATCGGGGAGAATTATCGTATTAGACCCCGGACACGGCGGACCGGACGGCGGCGCTGTCGGCGGCGAGGTGCTAGAAAAAGAAATCGCGCTCAACGTGGCGAAAAAATTGCGCGATTACTTGCAGCAGCAAGGGGCGCTCGTCCTTATGACGCGGGAGACGGACCGCGACTTGGCCAGTCCGTCAACGCGCGGCTACAGCCGGCGGAAAACGGAGGACTTGCATGAACGAACAGCATTCATTAACAAGTCGAATGCCGATCTATTTATCAGCATTCATTTAAACGCCATCCCATCCCCACGCTGGCGGGGAGCGCAGACATTTTATTATGGCTCGTTCATCGAAAACGAGCGGCTGGCGAAATTTATTCAGGCTGAGTTGCGGCGGAACTTGGAAAACACTCACCGGGTGGCGAAAATGATTGACACGGTCTATTTGCTGAAACATGCGAAAAAACCTGGCGCGCTTGTGGAGGTCGGATTTTTGTCGAACCCGGACGAGCGGGAACTGCTCGCCTCTGACCATTACCAGACGCAGCTCGCCGCCTCCATTTACAAAGGGGTATTGCGCTACTTTTCGAACGAACACACACCTCGCGAATAG
- the sigW gene encoding RNA polymerase sigma factor SigW, with product MELFIKKKIKAIRKGDQNAYADLVDLYKDKIYRLCYRMLGNRHEAEDAAQEAFIRAYVHIDTYNPDMKFSTWLYRIATNLTIDKLRKRKPDVYLDEELNGTDGLTMQAQLPSREVSPEEAVESLELQETVQRAIERLPEKYRSVIVLKYMEDLSLQEISEILGLPVGTVKTRLHRGREALRRQLGHL from the coding sequence ATGGAGCTATTTATTAAAAAAAAAATTAAGGCGATCCGAAAAGGCGACCAAAACGCATACGCCGATCTTGTCGATTTGTATAAAGATAAGATTTATCGCCTTTGCTACCGAATGCTCGGAAATCGCCACGAGGCGGAAGATGCGGCGCAGGAAGCGTTCATCCGCGCCTACGTTCATATTGACACGTACAATCCCGATATGAAGTTTTCGACGTGGCTATACCGCATTGCCACGAACTTAACGATCGACAAATTGCGGAAGCGGAAACCGGATGTGTATTTGGATGAGGAATTGAACGGCACGGACGGATTGACGATGCAGGCCCAGCTTCCCTCCCGCGAAGTGTCACCTGAAGAGGCGGTGGAAAGCCTGGAGCTCCAGGAGACAGTCCAGCGGGCGATTGAGCGGCTGCCGGAGAAATACCGAAGCGTGATCGTACTAAAATATATGGAAGATTTGTCGCTGCAGGAGATCAGTGAAATTTTAGGGTTGCCGGTTGGTACGGTGAAAACGAGGCTGCATCGCGGCCGTGAAGCGTTGCGCAGGCAACTGGGCCATTTATAA
- the rocF gene encoding arginase, with translation MKSISIIGVPMDLGQTRRGVDMGPSAIRYAGVIERLERLHYDIEDLGDIPIGKAERLHEQGDAKLRNLKAVAEANEKLAAAVDEVVKRGRFPLVLGGDHSIAIGTLAGVAKHYERLGVIWYDAHGDVNTEETSPSGNIHGMPLAASLGFGHPALTRISGYSPKVKPEHVVLIGVRSLDDGEKKFIREKGIKIYTMHEVDRLGMTKVMEETIAYLKERTDGVHLSLDLDGLDPSDAPGVGTPVIGGLTYRESHLAMEMLAEAQIVTSAEFVEVNPILDERNKTASVAVALMGSLFGEKLI, from the coding sequence ATGAAATCAATCTCTATTATCGGTGTACCGATGGATTTAGGGCAGACGCGCCGAGGCGTCGATATGGGACCGAGTGCGATCCGCTATGCGGGTGTGATCGAACGGCTGGAACGTCTGCATTACGATATCGAAGATTTAGGGGATATTCCAATCGGAAAGGCGGAGCGATTGCACGAACAGGGCGATGCAAAGCTTCGTAATTTGAAAGCGGTTGCGGAGGCGAATGAAAAGCTCGCTGCGGCTGTTGATGAGGTGGTCAAACGGGGGCGCTTCCCGCTTGTGTTAGGCGGCGACCATAGCATCGCGATCGGTACGCTCGCTGGGGTAGCCAAACATTATGAGCGGCTCGGCGTCATTTGGTATGACGCGCACGGCGATGTCAACACCGAGGAGACGTCGCCATCTGGAAATATTCATGGCATGCCGCTGGCGGCAAGCCTTGGTTTCGGTCATCCAGCGCTGACACGGATCAGTGGATACAGCCCGAAAGTCAAACCGGAACATGTCGTGCTGATCGGGGTTCGCTCGCTCGATGACGGGGAGAAGAAGTTTATTCGTGAAAAAGGGATCAAAATTTATACGATGCATGAGGTCGACCGGCTTGGGATGACGAAAGTGATGGAGGAAACGATCGCCTATTTAAAAGAACGGACAGATGGCGTCCACCTGTCGCTCGATTTGGATGGGCTTGACCCGAGCGATGCGCCAGGGGTTGGCACGCCGGTGATTGGCGGGCTAACGTATCGGGAGAGTCATTTGGCCATGGAGATGCTCGCGGAAGCGCAAATCGTTACCTCCGCTGAATTTGTCGAGGTCAATCCGATTTTAGATGAACGGAACAAAACCGCCTCTGTCGCCGTAGCGTTGATGGGGTCATTGTTTGGAGAGAAACTCATTTGA
- the pdaB gene encoding polysaccharide deacetylase family sporulation protein PdaB: MDALFYALNGRTLKKALIIICSAFFTAVVLYAYEVNRPVFSLSSGPKAVYKVDNDRDEVALTFDISWGDENADKILDVLKQHGIKNATFFLSASWAERHPTVVKRIKEEGHEIGSMGYNFVNYTELENAKIRQDLMMAEKVFDTLGVKNVELLRPPGGNFNKNVLKIAESLGYTVVHWSIDSKDWLNPGTEQIVANVTNDLEPGDIVLLHASDSAKQTAKALPKIIAAMKENGYKNASLSELLANGEAESKGVE, from the coding sequence ATGGACGCCTTGTTTTATGCGCTGAATGGGCGGACGTTGAAAAAAGCTCTCATTATTATTTGTTCCGCCTTTTTTACCGCTGTCGTTCTATACGCTTATGAGGTGAACCGTCCGGTTTTTTCGCTTTCTTCCGGACCAAAAGCGGTGTACAAAGTAGACAATGACCGTGACGAAGTGGCGTTGACGTTTGACATTAGCTGGGGAGATGAAAATGCCGACAAAATTTTAGACGTCTTAAAGCAGCATGGGATTAAAAACGCAACCTTTTTTTTATCAGCTTCCTGGGCCGAACGCCATCCGACTGTTGTGAAACGGATCAAAGAAGAAGGGCATGAAATTGGCAGCATGGGATATAATTTTGTCAACTACACAGAACTTGAGAACGCCAAAATCCGCCAGGATTTAATGATGGCGGAAAAAGTGTTTGATACATTGGGAGTTAAAAATGTCGAACTGTTGCGCCCACCAGGGGGGAACTTTAATAAAAACGTACTCAAAATTGCGGAATCTCTCGGCTATACTGTTGTACATTGGAGCATCGACTCGAAAGACTGGCTGAACCCTGGAACAGAGCAAATTGTAGCAAACGTTACGAACGATTTAGAGCCCGGGGATATTGTGCTTCTTCATGCCTCCGATTCGGCGAAACAAACTGCAAAAGCGTTGCCGAAAATTATTGCGGCGATGAAAGAAAATGGCTATAAAAACGCCAGTCTTTCCGAATTGTTAGCGAACGGTGAGGCTGAGAGCAAGGGGGTTGAGTGA
- a CDS encoding KinB-signaling pathway activation protein — protein sequence MNSRKWVRLFLTTLLIGGIAAAAVGMVLNWKEFGHLLLRLDIVEFMAVLLWHIGVGFIFSVISQAGFFAYLTVHRFGLGIFRSLWNAVQLVLIMFVLFDLVYFRYMAFATNGESIIPYILTALFVLAVGLAVAYVKSVQTNKGAFVPALFFMVVVTIVEWFPVLRINDQDWLYLMLIPLLVCNAYQLLILHKLTGGAKQ from the coding sequence GTGAACAGCCGCAAATGGGTGCGCTTATTTTTAACTACGCTGCTGATCGGGGGGATTGCTGCAGCAGCTGTCGGTATGGTTTTGAACTGGAAAGAGTTCGGCCATCTTCTTCTGCGTTTGGATATTGTTGAGTTTATGGCCGTGTTGCTATGGCATATTGGCGTTGGCTTTATTTTTAGCGTCATTAGCCAAGCGGGGTTTTTTGCCTATTTGACCGTTCACCGCTTTGGGCTTGGGATTTTCCGTTCGCTATGGAATGCGGTGCAGCTTGTTTTGATCATGTTTGTGCTGTTCGATTTAGTGTACTTTCGTTACATGGCGTTTGCAACAAACGGGGAGTCGATTATCCCCTATATACTGACTGCTTTGTTCGTTTTAGCGGTCGGATTGGCCGTTGCCTATGTCAAGAGTGTGCAAACGAATAAAGGAGCTTTCGTCCCAGCTTTATTCTTTATGGTCGTCGTGACAATCGTTGAATGGTTCCCGGTTTTGCGTATCAATGACCAAGATTGGCTATATTTGATGTTGATTCCACTGTTAGTATGCAATGCGTACCAGCTTCTTATACTGCATAAGTTGACAGGCGGCGCGAAACAATAA
- the rsiW gene encoding anti-sigma-W factor RsiW translates to MECSKEMVSLMHSYLDGDLQPEEELRLKEHLRSCAACAAHFHELKKTIAFLQYASHVTAPPSFMASVMESMPKERKTARLRRWLHGHPLLTAASLFLFLTVGSVASSWGEKGAFSVSADEHVMIRDHTVIVPKGETVKGDIVVRNGSIRIEGTVDGDVTVIHGEKYMASAGRVTGEVKEINQVFEWIWYNIKERASRALQSFE, encoded by the coding sequence ATGGAATGTTCGAAAGAAATGGTATCACTCATGCATAGCTATCTTGACGGCGATCTTCAGCCGGAGGAGGAGCTGCGGTTAAAAGAGCATTTACGTTCGTGCGCCGCTTGTGCCGCCCATTTTCATGAGCTAAAAAAAACGATCGCCTTTCTGCAATATGCCTCCCATGTGACCGCGCCGCCATCATTTATGGCATCGGTGATGGAGTCGATGCCGAAAGAGAGAAAGACCGCGCGGCTGCGCCGTTGGCTGCACGGGCATCCGCTGCTGACTGCTGCTTCGTTGTTTCTCTTTCTTACGGTGGGAAGCGTGGCTTCCTCGTGGGGGGAAAAAGGAGCGTTTTCCGTTTCGGCTGATGAACACGTGATGATCCGCGACCATACAGTTATCGTGCCAAAAGGTGAAACGGTCAAAGGGGATATCGTCGTTCGCAACGGATCGATTCGGATTGAAGGAACGGTAGATGGGGATGTGACGGTGATCCACGGGGAGAAATATATGGCGTCGGCCGGGCGGGTGACAGGGGAAGTAAAAGAAATTAATCAAGTGTTCGAATGGATTTGGTATAATATTAAAGAGAGGGCCAGCCGTGCGCTCCAATCGTTTGAATGA
- the cdaA gene encoding diadenylate cyclase CdaA — protein sequence MSFEELPIVSYLLKVVDILVVWYVIYKLIMMIRGTKAIQLLKGIFLIILVRFVSNYLGLTTLQWLMDQAIIWGFLAIIIIFQPELRRALEQLGRGRLFTRSTVNEDEERLRMVEAIVKATEYMAKRRIGALISIERETGMGDYVETGIMLNAHVSPELLINIFIPNTPLHDGAVIIQKNQIAAAACYLPLSESPFISKELGTRHRAALGISEVTDSITVVVSEETGAVSVTKNGELYRDLTIDEFRELLTGELAPAAKTAASSRWQWRGKKHG from the coding sequence ATGTCCTTCGAAGAGCTCCCCATCGTGTCGTACTTATTGAAAGTCGTCGACATCCTTGTTGTTTGGTATGTCATTTATAAATTGATTATGATGATTCGCGGGACGAAGGCCATTCAGCTGTTAAAAGGCATTTTTTTAATTATTTTAGTCCGTTTTGTGAGCAATTATCTCGGGCTCACCACGCTGCAATGGTTGATGGATCAGGCGATCATTTGGGGCTTCCTCGCGATCATCATCATTTTTCAGCCCGAACTGCGGCGCGCCCTCGAGCAGCTCGGCCGTGGCCGCCTTTTTACCCGCAGCACTGTCAATGAAGATGAAGAGCGGCTGCGGATGGTCGAGGCGATCGTGAAAGCGACCGAGTATATGGCAAAACGGCGCATCGGGGCGCTCATTTCCATTGAGCGGGAGACCGGGATGGGTGATTATGTTGAAACCGGGATTATGCTAAACGCACACGTATCGCCGGAGCTGCTCATTAATATTTTCATTCCGAACACCCCGCTTCATGACGGGGCGGTAATTATTCAAAAAAATCAAATTGCTGCGGCCGCCTGTTATTTGCCGCTATCGGAGAGTCCGTTCATTTCAAAGGAACTCGGGACGCGCCATCGGGCGGCGCTCGGCATTAGTGAAGTAACCGACAGCATCACCGTCGTTGTGTCCGAGGAAACGGGGGCGGTGTCAGTAACGAAAAACGGCGAGCTGTACCGCGATTTAACGATTGATGAATTCCGGGAACTGTTGACAGGCGAGCTGGCTCCGGCTGCGAAGACCGCCGCTTCTTCCCGTTGGCAATGGAGGGGGAAGAAACATGGATAA
- the gerD gene encoding spore germination lipoprotein GerD has product MNKCIPLLLLSFLVLSSCAPQEISPPPPDYEQTKKMVVDILKTDEGKKAIQDIMSEDQMKQQLVMDQTAVKETLQQVLTSDQGKKFWENAFKDPKFAESFAKGLQKEHEKMMKALMKDPEYQEMMIDILKDPEVQKAMIDVLKSKEFRQHLQKVITETLNSPLYQAKIQDMLTKAAETLQQGGGKQGEEGGEGGEGEGEEGGGGNQQGGGG; this is encoded by the coding sequence ATGAACAAGTGCATACCGCTCCTCTTGCTCAGTTTTCTCGTTCTTAGCTCTTGTGCTCCTCAAGAAATCAGCCCTCCTCCCCCGGACTATGAGCAAACGAAGAAAATGGTCGTCGACATTTTAAAAACGGACGAGGGGAAAAAGGCGATTCAAGATATTATGTCGGAAGACCAAATGAAGCAGCAGCTCGTTATGGATCAAACGGCTGTCAAAGAGACACTGCAGCAAGTGTTGACGTCTGATCAAGGAAAGAAATTTTGGGAAAATGCGTTCAAAGACCCGAAGTTCGCGGAAAGCTTCGCTAAAGGGTTGCAAAAAGAACACGAAAAAATGATGAAAGCACTCATGAAAGACCCCGAATACCAAGAAATGATGATCGACATCCTAAAAGATCCCGAAGTGCAAAAAGCGATGATCGATGTATTAAAAAGCAAAGAGTTCCGTCAGCATTTGCAAAAGGTGATCACAGAAACGCTAAATAGTCCGCTGTATCAGGCAAAAATTCAAGATATGCTAACCAAAGCGGCAGAAACGCTCCAACAGGGCGGAGGAAAACAAGGAGAGGAAGGCGGAGAAGGGGGAGAAGGAGAAGGGGAAGAAGGGGGAGGCGGCAACCAACAAGGTGGAGGCGGGTAA
- a CDS encoding YbbR-like domain-containing protein encodes MDKLMDHPWFIRVVSLLLAIMLYMSANVGAKTGEQTRNTFGQEDTETLIDIPVVAYYDEENLIVSGVPKYVNVTLQGPASIVKPTALQRNFEVYVDLTDLPLGTYTVPIKYKDISEKLKVNIQPSSVKVTIREKVSKRFPVGVEFFNRNKMPDGYSVGEPTVEPGTVMITGAKELIDEISFVKAIVDLEGATETLTKEVRVRVYSRRGNEIDVEPQPSVVEVTVPVNSPSKTVPLQVQTTGELPDGVHLVSVNPEPNRVTIYGSKGVLDQIQQLDGLKVDLDDITDDTTVELDVPLPDGVKSVEPTKIKVHIDVETDEARTWEDVPIAVVGLPDSYEADFLKPLGGKINVRLIGPPDIVRGLTKDDVRLYVDVSGLDAGEHQVPIRWDKPEQVRWEPSAETAMVEISEKAVAQ; translated from the coding sequence ATGGATAAATTAATGGACCATCCTTGGTTTATTCGCGTCGTCTCTTTATTGCTGGCTATTATGCTGTATATGTCGGCTAATGTGGGGGCGAAAACCGGCGAGCAGACACGCAATACATTTGGCCAGGAAGATACGGAAACATTGATCGATATTCCGGTTGTCGCTTATTATGACGAGGAAAACTTGATCGTGTCCGGCGTGCCGAAATATGTCAATGTCACGCTCCAAGGTCCGGCAAGCATTGTCAAGCCGACGGCGCTGCAACGGAATTTCGAAGTGTACGTCGATTTAACCGATTTGCCGTTAGGGACGTATACGGTGCCGATCAAATACAAGGACATCTCGGAGAAACTGAAAGTGAACATTCAACCTTCCTCGGTGAAAGTGACGATCCGCGAAAAAGTATCGAAACGCTTTCCGGTTGGCGTCGAGTTTTTTAACCGAAATAAAATGCCTGATGGTTATTCTGTCGGGGAACCGACCGTTGAACCGGGCACCGTGATGATTACCGGGGCGAAAGAGCTGATCGATGAGATTTCGTTTGTGAAAGCGATCGTCGACTTAGAAGGAGCGACAGAAACGCTGACGAAGGAAGTGCGGGTTCGAGTGTACAGCCGACGCGGTAATGAAATAGATGTTGAGCCACAGCCATCCGTTGTGGAAGTGACGGTGCCGGTAAACAGCCCAAGCAAGACCGTGCCACTTCAAGTGCAAACAACCGGGGAGCTGCCGGATGGGGTGCATCTTGTTAGCGTTAATCCGGAGCCGAACCGGGTGACGATTTACGGGTCAAAAGGCGTATTGGACCAGATTCAACAACTCGACGGGCTAAAGGTCGATCTGGATGATATTACGGATGATACGACAGTAGAGCTTGATGTTCCGCTCCCCGACGGGGTGAAAAGCGTCGAGCCGACCAAGATCAAGGTGCACATCGATGTGGAAACGGACGAGGCGCGCACATGGGAAGATGTGCCGATTGCTGTTGTCGGTTTGCCGGATTCGTACGAGGCTGATTTTTTGAAACCGCTAGGCGGAAAAATTAACGTTCGTCTCATCGGCCCGCCTGATATCGTCCGCGGTTTGACGAAAGATGATGTCCGTCTCTATGTCGATGTCAGCGGGCTCGATGCCGGTGAACACCAAGTCCCTATCCGGTGGGACAAACCCGAACAAGTCCGATGGGAGCCATCGGCGGAAACGGCGATGGTCGAGATTAGTGAAAAAGCAGTTGCACAATAA